The Bacillus sp. FJAT-27916 genomic interval CTGATCGGACGAGCTCTCCGCGCGGTTGTTGACCTTGAAGCGTTAGGCGAGAAGACCATCTGGATTGATTGTGATGTCATCCAGGCGGACGGAGGAACACGCACAGCTTCTATTACCGGCGCATTCGTTGCCATGGCACTTGCGCTTCATAAATTGCAGGAAGCAGGCAGAATTGCTTCATTCCCGCTTAAATCATACCTGGCTGCGACCTCTGTTGGAATCATTGAAGAGCTGGGTGCCGTTCTTGACTTAAACTATCATGAAGACTCCCGTGCACTCGTTGACATGAATGTGATCATGACCGGAGCGGAGGAATTCGTAGAATTACAGGGAACTGGTGAGGAAGCGACGTTCACCCGTGCCCAATTAAATGAATTGCTTGATTTAGCGACTGCAGGAATCCATCAATTATTTGCGGCGCAAAAGGAAGCATTAGGGCCGATTGCCGAGAAAATCAAGTAAAAGCGTAGATTCTGCGCTTTTTCTTATCTTGAGAGGAGAGAGACTATGAAAACCGTTTTAATCGCAACGAAGAATAAAGGGAAAGCGAAGGAGTTTGAAGCACTCTTCGCCCCAAAAGGCATCAAGGTGCTGACATTGCTCGATATCGAGGACGCCATTGATGTGGAGGAAACAGGCACAACCTTTGAGGAGAATGCCATCCTGAAGGCGAAAGCGATCTCTGAGCAAATGAATATGACCGTCCTATCTGATGACTCAGGGCTCATCATTGACGCTCTGGACGGCCGTCCAGGCGTGTATTCCGCACGCTATGCCGGACCAGCTAAAAATGACCGGGAAAACTATGAAAAGGTGCTAGAGGAAATGAAGGACGTTCCTGACGAAAAGCGGACGGCAAGATTTTATTGTGCCATAGCGATGGTCGGTCCAGAAATCGGCACCATTACTGTATCAGGAACATGTGAAGGCTATATCGCCCGTGAGCCTCAGGGTGAGTACGGCTTCGGCTACGATCCAATCTTCTATGTACCCGAGAAAGAAACGGTCATGGCTAATCTAGAGCCGGCTGTGAAGAACAAAATCAGCCACCGTGCCAATGCCTTAAAAGCATTGGAGGCGAAGCTTG includes:
- the rph gene encoding ribonuclease PH, with protein sequence MRFDGRKIEELRPVHIETNYIKHPEGSVLISVGDTKVICTASVDDRVPPFMRGEGKGWITAEYSMLPRATEQRTMRESTKGKVTGRTMEIQRLIGRALRAVVDLEALGEKTIWIDCDVIQADGGTRTASITGAFVAMALALHKLQEAGRIASFPLKSYLAATSVGIIEELGAVLDLNYHEDSRALVDMNVIMTGAEEFVELQGTGEEATFTRAQLNELLDLATAGIHQLFAAQKEALGPIAEKIK
- a CDS encoding XTP/dITP diphosphatase; translated protein: MKTVLIATKNKGKAKEFEALFAPKGIKVLTLLDIEDAIDVEETGTTFEENAILKAKAISEQMNMTVLSDDSGLIIDALDGRPGVYSARYAGPAKNDRENYEKVLEEMKDVPDEKRTARFYCAIAMVGPEIGTITVSGTCEGYIAREPQGEYGFGYDPIFYVPEKETVMANLEPAVKNKISHRANALKALEAKLG